The nucleotide window GGGAATGATCCGAGAACGGCCAGCGCGATCTTGCGTCCCTCCGTGAGGTCTGGGTGCTTGTAGGCGTCGCGGAGTTGCTGAGCGGCGTGCCAGGCGACTTCGACCTCGATGTGCTCTTCCTGTCGGGCGAACGCGGTTTCGAGTCGGCTCCTTTGCTTGTCGGTGAGTCGGTCTCTTCCGGCGCGGAGGATGTTGCGGATCCCGTAGAGCGGGTCGCCCTTGCGGCCGCGGTGTCCGAGGGTGTCCTGCTGGACTCGGCGGCGGACCTCGTCAACCGCAGCGGTGCCGAGCTTGACGACGTGGAACGCATCCAGCACAGCGGTGGCATCGTCGAGCTCGTCGTCGAGGGCCTTCTTGTATCCGGCGAACGGGTCAAGAGCGGCGATCTTGACGCCGGTCCGGAACTCCGGCGTGCGTTCCTTGATCCAGTCGGCGTATGCCTTCGAGGACCGGCCCGGCACCAGATCGAGCAGCCGCGCCCTGACGTGACCGGACGCGTCGCGGGTGAGATCGACCATCCCGGTCAGTTCTTTCGGGCCTCGGCCGCCCTCGGCGACGGGCTTGGTGGAGACGTGGTGCCAGAGGTGCTCGTCCACGCCGAGCACCTCGACGCCATCGAACCGGCCCGGGTCTTTCTCGCGCCGCTGCAACTCGGCTTCCACGTGCGTCCAGACGGTGCCCCACGCGACCCGCAGCTGCCGAGCGACACCGCGCACCGACGCGTTCTCACGTCGCATCTGCGTCACCGCCCAGGCCACCGCGCGGGCCGTCAAGATCGCGTTCGGGGCGGCAACAGCCGGGTTCTGCTCCGTGAACGCGCGCACCTCGCATCCGTCCTGGCGACACCGCCAGCGGCGCTTTCGCCACCTCACCCGCACCGGCCGAGTGCCCATCGGGGCGTCCTTCAGAACAAGTGCCTTCCGTCCCGCCGATTCCGCGACCACCCCGCACCCCGGGCAGCCCACCGGCCCCGGCGGCGACTCGACATCGATGACGAGTACACCGTCACTGCGGTGCTCGACCCCGGTGACGCGGAGCCCGTCGAGCCCGACGAGCAGGTCGCAACGATCACAGTAAGCAGCAGAGGAACCTGGGCGCGCATCAGCGCAGTGGGTAGCATCGGGCACGGGTCGAGGTCTCCGGACAGACAGGCAGTTTGGTCGCTACCGATCCTCCGGACCTCGACCCGCCTCACCACGCCACAACACGCCCGCCAAACTCACCCGCCCCCACCCAGACTGCGCAGAGCCCTGAAAGGACCGACCATGCCCGAGGCGTACATCGTCGCCACCGCCCGCTCCCCCATCGGCCGCGCCCGCAAAGGGTCCCTCGCCGGCATCCGCCCCGACGACCTCGCCGCGCAGATGGTCGATGCCGCCCTCGCGAAGGTGCCCGGCCTCGACCCGGCCCGCGTCGAAGACCTCATGCTCGGCTGCGGCCTGCCCGGCGGCGAGCAGGGCATGAACATGGCGCGCATCGTCGCCGTGCTCCTCGGCCTCGACGGGGTGCCGGGCACGACCGTGAACCGGTACTGCTCGTCGAGCCTGCAGACGACGCGGATGGCGTTCCACGCGATCAAGGCGGGCGAGGGCGAGGTGTTCGTGTCGGCCGGCGTCGAATCGGTGACGCACACGATGCGGGGCTCCAGCGACTTCATCCCGGGCGAGGATGTGCGGAATCCGCGCTTCGCCGACGCCCTCGCACGCACCGAGGCGCGAGCCGCGAGCGAGCCGGGGCGGATGCCGTGGCGCGACCCCCGCGAGGCCGGCGAGCTGCCCGACGCGTACATCGCGATGGGGCAGACCGCCGAGAACGTCGCCGAGCTCACCGGCGTCGGCCGCGACGAGCAGGACGCGTTCGCCGCACGCAGCCAGCAGCGCGCCGAAGCATCCATCGCGAGCGGATTCTGGGGCCGCGACATCACCCCGGTGACGCTCGCCGACGGCACCGTCGTCGCGGCCGACGACGGCCCGCGCGCCGGCGTCACCGTCGAAACCCTCGCCGCCCTGGATCCCGTGTTCCGCCCCGGCGGCACGGTCACCGCCGGCAACGCCTGCCCCCTGAACGACGGCGCGGCCGCCGTGGTCGTCGTCAGCGATCGCATCGTCGACGAGCTCGGGCTGCAGCCGCTGGCCCGGATCGTCTCGACCGGGGTCAGCGGCCTCTCCCCCGAGATCATGGGCCTCGGCCCCGTCGAGGCGTCGCGGCAGGCGCTCGAGCGGGCCGGCCTCAGCATCGACGACGTCGACCTCGTCGAGATCAACGAGGCGTTCGCCGCCCAGGTCGTGCCCTCGGCCAGGCAGCTCGGCATCGACCCGGAGCGCCTGAACGTGCACGGAGGGGCGATCGCCGTCGGGCATCCGTTCGGCATGACCGGGGCGCGCATCACCTCGACGCTCATCAACGCGCTCGGCGAGGGCGGCGGCCGCTACGGCCTCGAGACGATGTGCGTCGGCGGCGGGCAGGGCATGGCGCTGGTGCTCGAGCGGGTGTGACCGAGCGAAGCGGCGCAGAGCGCGGGTAGACGGGTCGGCTGCGTCAGTACGGGGCGGTCAGGCCGTGGAACATCGGGAAGTGCTTGACGTTCCGCGTGAACAACCGGGCATCGAGCACGATGGCGGTGGCGGCGATCGCGAGGTCTGCGGAATCGATGCCGCGGTTGCCGGGAAGCCACGCGCGGCCGAGTTCGCCGGCGACTTCGGCGATCCGGTCGTCCACAGGGCGCCAGTTCAGCACGTCGAGCAGTTCGCGGGTCGCCGCCTCTTCGCGCGGGCGCATCCCGGCGAGCACTTCGAGTCGGGTGATCTCGCTCGCGTGCAGGGGCCCATCGGCCCGCGCATCGCGCAGCACGCCCGCCGCCTCGGGGATGCCCCGGAGCACGTCGATGAGCACGGAGGTGTCGACGAGGATGCTCATCGGGCGCCGGCCAGGCGATCTCCCGAACGCAGGCCTTCGACGTATGCCGCGCCGTCGATATCGCGGTCCTGCCAGGCTCCGAACGCCCGGTCGATCGCCTCGATGTCTTCGTCGACATCGCTCGCCGACCCGTACGTGCGCTCGACGGCGTCGCGGATCAGCGCGGAGATGGATCGGCCGGTCCGGGCCGCCTCGGCGTCGAGCAGGGCGCGGTCCTCATCCGTGAGCGAGATCTGCGTGCGCAACATGATGTAATCCTACATCACGGCGGGCCGCGCACACCCGAGCGGCCCGCCGTCCGTGAACCGTCAGACCGCGGCGACGAGCTGCGCCTGCCCCAGCC belongs to Agromyces archimandritae and includes:
- a CDS encoding type II toxin-antitoxin system VapC family toxin, yielding MSILVDTSVLIDVLRGIPEAAGVLRDARADGPLHASEITRLEVLAGMRPREEAATRELLDVLNWRPVDDRIAEVAGELGRAWLPGNRGIDSADLAIAATAIVLDARLFTRNVKHFPMFHGLTAPY
- a CDS encoding ISL3 family transposase codes for the protein MPDATHCADARPGSSAAYCDRCDLLVGLDGLRVTGVEHRSDGVLVIDVESPPGPVGCPGCGVVAESAGRKALVLKDAPMGTRPVRVRWRKRRWRCRQDGCEVRAFTEQNPAVAAPNAILTARAVAWAVTQMRRENASVRGVARQLRVAWGTVWTHVEAELQRREKDPGRFDGVEVLGVDEHLWHHVSTKPVAEGGRGPKELTGMVDLTRDASGHVRARLLDLVPGRSSKAYADWIKERTPEFRTGVKIAALDPFAGYKKALDDELDDATAVLDAFHVVKLGTAAVDEVRRRVQQDTLGHRGRKGDPLYGIRNILRAGRDRLTDKQRSRLETAFARQEEHIEVEVAWHAAQQLRDAYKHPDLTEGRKIALAVLGSFPSCPIPEIARLGKTLNQWRDAFLAYWATNRSSNGGTEAVNGLIELARRVARGFRNYDNYRLRMLLIAGGLDTPAPT
- a CDS encoding CopG family transcriptional regulator; the protein is MLRTQISLTDEDRALLDAEAARTGRSISALIRDAVERTYGSASDVDEDIEAIDRAFGAWQDRDIDGAAYVEGLRSGDRLAGAR
- a CDS encoding acetyl-CoA C-acetyltransferase, producing MPEAYIVATARSPIGRARKGSLAGIRPDDLAAQMVDAALAKVPGLDPARVEDLMLGCGLPGGEQGMNMARIVAVLLGLDGVPGTTVNRYCSSSLQTTRMAFHAIKAGEGEVFVSAGVESVTHTMRGSSDFIPGEDVRNPRFADALARTEARAASEPGRMPWRDPREAGELPDAYIAMGQTAENVAELTGVGRDEQDAFAARSQQRAEASIASGFWGRDITPVTLADGTVVAADDGPRAGVTVETLAALDPVFRPGGTVTAGNACPLNDGAAAVVVVSDRIVDELGLQPLARIVSTGVSGLSPEIMGLGPVEASRQALERAGLSIDDVDLVEINEAFAAQVVPSARQLGIDPERLNVHGGAIAVGHPFGMTGARITSTLINALGEGGGRYGLETMCVGGGQGMALVLERV